In Chitinophaga varians, the following are encoded in one genomic region:
- a CDS encoding TonB-dependent receptor: MKLTAFLLLVLALQVSATGYSQKLTLDMHRVPLTKVLREIRKQTGYTFFYNTEMLKTADKVSVSASQASLEDVMTQCLAGNKLNYSVVDNTIILSVKTNGADVKPVANISVYGRITDALTGEPLTGASVKLKGSTKGTSTDAKGNFALELPDGGGILVISFIGYETIEKHVTKAGPLDITLQQKAVQTEELVVVGYGTQKRKDVTGSVSSVRVNTISANVSKNISSAIQGRVPGVSVESASGAPGSGLNITIRGLSTLGNNAPLFIVDGVFVNSIDGVSPNDVESIEVLKDAATASIYGSRAANGVVIVTTKGGLKETAPKLEIDSWFGVQSVPKRMSLLNGEQWTKLMQANMTGIPDYNGVNTNWQNAIFRQATIARTNVNFSGGSKNFTYNLSGGYLKENGTMINTDYSAANFRVKTQYEKGRIKVGETVIIKRGVSNLAPGGGDQTHSLVGSALVMPATVPVYDPTQDLGGYGRRPIYMKNLSNPVALLEKINKSAKDLNLLANAFVEVKLIEGLRYRFNVGLTETQGYTRTYTGIYNDGNAANTLPDLQEGSSVANSWLVENTLNYTKKLGKHNIDAVAGYTAQKNTYSGFSASRNDLPDGTSVLGAGTASSQKNDGSASTSAILSTFGRVMYSYDSKYLFTASIRRDGSSRFATDYQFGSFPSFSAGWNIHNENFFSSLRNVVSNLKLRGSWGVLGNQEIGNYLTQSAITSGINYVQGNTLWPGGTASAYASPLDLSWEETKIVNGGIDAGFLDNKLFFIFEVFHKKTNGVLLGVPFPLSVGKTGTPTLNAGVIENKGYEASVEYASQTRNGLKYRVMFNVSHTANEMTAITVGSGRQEFGDISRAKVGAPIGSFFLIKTDGIFNSQEEVNAYKGKDGNPIQPDAKPGDIRFVDYNGDGKIDNQDVQNVGSPFPKITMGLAANLSYKNFDLNLFFEGVSGNKIYNGRRQWMEKMTEVTNLSTAVLDAWTPEHHSNFPRFTLSDPNNNKRENSDRWLEDGSYIRFKRLELGYSMPTAITGRWGIDKVRFFGSAENLFTATKYKGYNPDLGGGALSRGMDNSWDAYPLSRTFLLGLNLSF, translated from the coding sequence ATGAAGCTAACTGCTTTTCTGCTGCTGGTACTTGCCCTGCAGGTGAGTGCCACCGGTTACTCGCAAAAGCTGACCCTGGACATGCACCGTGTACCACTCACTAAAGTGCTCCGGGAAATCAGAAAACAAACCGGCTATACCTTTTTCTACAACACCGAAATGCTGAAAACGGCCGACAAAGTATCCGTTTCCGCCAGCCAAGCAAGCCTGGAAGATGTCATGACACAGTGCCTTGCAGGTAATAAACTGAACTACAGCGTGGTGGACAATACCATCATCCTGTCGGTGAAAACCAATGGCGCCGATGTAAAACCCGTCGCCAATATTTCGGTATACGGCCGCATCACCGACGCCCTCACCGGCGAACCGCTGACAGGTGCTTCTGTTAAGCTGAAAGGCAGCACCAAAGGCACCAGCACCGACGCCAAAGGCAACTTTGCCCTCGAACTGCCTGATGGCGGCGGCATCCTCGTCATCTCCTTCATCGGATATGAAACCATCGAAAAACATGTCACCAAAGCCGGCCCCCTCGATATCACTCTGCAACAGAAAGCGGTGCAGACCGAAGAACTGGTGGTGGTAGGTTACGGCACCCAGAAAAGGAAAGATGTGACCGGCTCCGTTTCTTCCGTTCGCGTGAACACCATCAGCGCCAATGTCTCTAAAAATATCAGCAGCGCCATCCAGGGCCGCGTTCCTGGTGTGTCCGTGGAATCCGCCAGCGGCGCGCCCGGCTCCGGCCTCAACATCACTATCCGCGGCCTCAGCACCCTGGGCAACAACGCGCCGCTGTTTATCGTGGACGGTGTGTTCGTCAACAGCATTGACGGCGTAAGCCCTAACGACGTGGAGTCCATCGAAGTGCTGAAAGATGCGGCCACCGCCAGCATCTACGGCTCCCGCGCGGCCAACGGCGTAGTGATCGTGACCACCAAAGGCGGCCTGAAAGAAACAGCGCCCAAACTGGAAATCGACAGCTGGTTCGGCGTGCAGTCCGTTCCCAAAAGAATGAGCCTCCTCAATGGCGAACAATGGACAAAGCTGATGCAGGCCAACATGACCGGCATCCCCGACTACAACGGCGTTAACACCAACTGGCAGAACGCCATCTTCCGCCAGGCCACCATCGCCCGCACCAACGTTAACTTCAGCGGCGGCTCCAAAAACTTTACCTACAACCTCTCCGGCGGATACCTCAAAGAAAACGGCACCATGATCAATACCGACTACTCCGCTGCCAACTTCCGCGTGAAAACACAATACGAAAAAGGCAGAATTAAAGTAGGCGAGACCGTTATTATCAAAAGAGGCGTCAGCAACCTCGCTCCCGGCGGCGGCGACCAGACACACAGCCTCGTAGGCAGCGCCCTCGTTATGCCGGCCACCGTACCGGTATACGATCCTACACAAGACCTCGGCGGCTACGGCAGAAGACCGATATACATGAAAAATCTGTCCAACCCCGTTGCCCTGCTGGAAAAAATCAATAAAAGCGCGAAAGACCTGAACCTGCTGGCCAACGCCTTCGTGGAAGTGAAACTGATAGAAGGGCTGCGCTACCGCTTCAACGTGGGCCTGACCGAAACACAGGGTTACACCCGCACCTATACCGGCATCTATAATGACGGCAACGCCGCCAACACCCTGCCCGACCTCCAGGAAGGCAGTTCCGTCGCCAACTCCTGGCTGGTGGAAAATACCCTGAACTATACCAAAAAACTGGGTAAACATAATATCGACGCAGTAGCCGGTTATACCGCCCAGAAAAACACCTACTCTGGCTTCAGCGCTTCCCGCAACGACCTGCCGGACGGCACTTCCGTACTGGGCGCCGGTACCGCCAGCTCCCAGAAAAATGACGGCAGCGCCAGCACCAGCGCTATCCTGTCCACCTTCGGACGGGTGATGTATTCCTACGATTCCAAATACCTGTTCACCGCATCTATCCGCAGGGACGGTTCTTCCCGGTTTGCGACCGACTACCAGTTCGGCTCCTTCCCTTCTTTCTCCGCCGGCTGGAACATCCACAATGAAAATTTCTTCTCCAGCCTGCGTAATGTGGTCAGCAACCTGAAACTGCGCGGCAGCTGGGGCGTACTGGGCAACCAGGAAATCGGCAACTACCTCACACAGTCTGCCATCACCAGCGGGATCAACTACGTACAGGGCAATACGTTATGGCCCGGCGGCACCGCCAGCGCCTACGCTTCTCCCCTCGACCTTTCCTGGGAAGAAACCAAAATCGTCAACGGCGGCATCGATGCAGGCTTCCTCGATAATAAACTGTTCTTCATCTTTGAAGTCTTTCATAAAAAAACCAATGGCGTACTGCTGGGCGTACCCTTCCCCCTGTCTGTGGGTAAAACGGGCACGCCTACACTCAATGCCGGCGTGATCGAAAACAAAGGGTACGAAGCTTCCGTGGAATATGCCAGCCAAACCCGCAACGGCCTTAAATACCGCGTAATGTTCAACGTTTCCCATACCGCCAACGAAATGACCGCTATCACTGTGGGCTCCGGCAGACAGGAATTTGGCGATATCTCCAGAGCTAAAGTGGGCGCGCCTATTGGCTCCTTCTTCCTCATCAAAACCGATGGCATCTTTAATTCCCAGGAAGAAGTCAATGCCTACAAAGGCAAAGACGGCAATCCTATTCAGCCCGATGCCAAACCCGGCGATATCCGCTTCGTAGACTACAACGGTGACGGTAAAATCGATAACCAGGACGTACAGAACGTCGGCAGCCCCTTCCCGAAAATCACCATGGGCCTGGCCGCTAACCTGTCGTATAAAAACTTCGACCTGAACCTCTTCTTTGAAGGCGTGTCTGGCAACAAGATCTATAACGGCAGAAGACAGTGGATGGAAAAGATGACGGAAGTAACCAACCTGTCCACCGCCGTACTGGATGCCTGGACACCGGAACATCACTCTAACTTCCCCCGTTTCACCCTCTCTGATCCTAACAACAATAAAAGAGAAAACAGCGACAGATGGCTGGAAGACGGTTCCTATATCCGTTTCAAACGACTGGAATTAGGTTATAGCATGCCCACCGCTATCACCGGCAGATGGGGTATCGACAAGGTGAGATTTTTTGGCTCCGCTGAAAACCTCTTCACCGCTACCAAATACAAAGGCTACAACCCCGATCTGGGCGGTGGCGCGCTTTCCCGCGGCATGGACAACTCCTGGGACGCCTATCCGCTGTCACGCACCTTCCTGCTGGGCCTGAACCTTTCCTTCTAA
- a CDS encoding FecR family protein gives MENAFTTTEDFLQDDSFLRYCMGVSEEDTRRWEDWIRENPDRQAPFEQARKIFDAINGQQGQLHAAVGQFRLLLREHVANTTAQAPAALTPPARGQQRRLYWWAAAAVLVLVAATGWYQYSRYREQHLATARPIHDVQPGTTKAMLTLADGTAVPLDSTGASQFEEKDGTRINKGQGSLVYDHSGNTTEKILFNTLATPRGGEYQITLPDGSRVWLNAASSLRFPTRFAGNDRTVYLNGEAYFEISPNAQQPFHVQLSDNQQITVLGTSFNVMNYADENNITTTLVTGKVMVSRPDGQQAVLAPSQQAVITKGQNRITVSDADVDKTIAWKTGMFEFEDDDLPSIMRTIARWYDVEVVYNGNIPDQHYSGSIRKTSTLSQALRILQTAGIQYSITNKTITIKSF, from the coding sequence ATGGAAAACGCTTTTACCACTACTGAAGATTTTTTACAGGACGATTCCTTCCTCCGCTACTGTATGGGCGTGAGCGAGGAAGATACCCGCCGTTGGGAAGACTGGATACGGGAGAACCCCGACCGCCAGGCCCCCTTTGAGCAGGCCAGAAAGATATTTGATGCCATCAACGGGCAACAGGGACAGCTGCATGCTGCGGTCGGCCAATTCAGGTTGTTGCTCCGGGAGCATGTTGCCAATACAACTGCACAGGCGCCTGCTGCCTTAACCCCTCCTGCCCGGGGCCAACAACGCCGGCTCTACTGGTGGGCTGCCGCCGCAGTGCTGGTACTGGTGGCCGCCACCGGATGGTACCAATACAGCCGTTACCGTGAGCAACATCTCGCCACGGCCCGCCCAATTCATGATGTACAGCCCGGCACCACCAAAGCCATGCTCACACTGGCCGACGGCACAGCCGTCCCCCTCGATTCCACCGGCGCCAGCCAGTTTGAAGAAAAAGACGGCACCCGTATTAACAAAGGCCAGGGCTCCCTGGTATACGACCACTCCGGCAACACCACAGAAAAAATACTGTTCAACACCCTCGCCACACCTCGCGGCGGTGAATACCAGATCACCCTCCCCGACGGCAGCAGGGTTTGGCTCAACGCCGCATCATCCCTGCGCTTCCCTACCCGGTTCGCCGGCAACGACCGGACCGTGTACCTTAACGGGGAAGCCTACTTCGAAATCAGCCCCAATGCACAACAACCATTCCACGTACAGCTCAGCGACAACCAGCAAATCACTGTATTAGGCACCAGTTTCAACGTTATGAATTATGCCGATGAAAACAACATCACCACCACACTCGTCACCGGGAAAGTCATGGTGTCCCGGCCCGACGGACAACAGGCCGTTCTGGCCCCCTCCCAGCAGGCGGTCATCACCAAAGGACAAAACCGTATCACGGTATCCGATGCAGACGTCGATAAAACCATCGCCTGGAAGACAGGGATGTTTGAATTTGAAGATGACGACCTTCCTTCCATTATGCGGACGATCGCCCGGTGGTACGATGTAGAAGTGGTCTATAACGGCAATATCCCGGACCAGCACTATTCCGGCTCCATCCGTAAAACGTCTACCCTGTCGCAGGCCTTACGCATCCTGCAAACAGCCGGTATTCAATATTCCATCACCAACAAAACCATCACTATTAAGTCATTTTGA
- a CDS encoding RNA polymerase sigma factor translates to MNNEPVTFRDQPAAGQPQTDTANARLWEEVRQNNQKALVALYEKMYLSLVNYGIRSCGDAELTKDAINDVFLEIWDKRHQLNTVRNVKSYLFTYLRRKIFAGIRQSQQTGAAADAFATAAPYELSYEARIVAVQTTEELREKVRRAIAQLTPRQKELVELRYFDGLPMEEVARRTGITTKTAYNTLGSALKILSAAFSLLMLLHIKSLRALPAQEANLSMHKNGPGIGPLSVDLYFNVINTLK, encoded by the coding sequence ATGAACAATGAACCAGTAACATTCCGCGACCAGCCCGCTGCGGGCCAACCGCAGACGGATACCGCCAATGCCCGGCTATGGGAGGAAGTGCGCCAGAACAACCAGAAGGCACTGGTAGCCCTGTACGAAAAAATGTATCTGTCGCTGGTCAACTATGGCATCCGCAGCTGTGGCGACGCAGAACTCACCAAAGACGCCATCAACGATGTTTTCCTCGAGATATGGGACAAACGACACCAGTTGAACACCGTCCGGAATGTGAAGTCCTACCTTTTTACTTACCTCCGCCGCAAAATATTTGCCGGCATACGGCAATCACAACAGACCGGCGCAGCTGCCGATGCATTCGCTACGGCCGCCCCCTACGAACTGTCGTATGAAGCCCGCATTGTGGCCGTACAAACCACAGAGGAGCTGCGGGAGAAGGTACGCCGGGCCATTGCTCAGCTCACGCCCCGCCAGAAGGAACTGGTGGAGCTTCGTTATTTCGATGGCCTGCCTATGGAAGAAGTGGCCCGACGCACCGGTATCACGACCAAAACGGCCTACAACACCCTCGGTTCCGCGCTCAAAATACTGTCCGCCGCCTTCTCCCTGCTGATGCTGTTGCATATCAAATCGCTCCGTGCCCTGCCTGCACAGGAAGCCAACCTGTCTATGCACAAAAACGGCCCAGGCATCGGGCCATTGTCTGTCGACCTTTATTTTAATGTGATCAACACACTGAAATAA
- a CDS encoding alpha/beta hydrolase yields the protein MKQILTALLCLVLCRAHSQTLYVKTYGSPTDKPVIFLHGGPGYNAAFFEVSTAARLAEKGFFVIVYDRRGEGRSPDTTAKFTFGEALADIDGLYKTYKLKKAVLLGHSFGGVLAVKYAGKNPGAVDAIVLADALLNAQETYRTILAKVKGIYEEKKDSMSLRYIGMIEQMDTAGLAYNSYALGHAMMNGLYGPAHFSDEAKVIYQETRKDSVVKRYAGQMTRLAPTGYWEHEHYTTLNMLPELKKLVAGKVKIYAVYGKDDGLFSEKQVAAVTAILGSDRVDYLTGAGHNVFADQQVSFLDDLKKWLK from the coding sequence ATGAAACAAATCCTCACGGCCCTGTTATGCCTGGTATTGTGCCGGGCGCATTCCCAGACCTTATATGTAAAGACTTACGGCAGCCCTACAGACAAACCGGTCATTTTCCTGCATGGTGGCCCGGGGTATAACGCCGCTTTTTTTGAAGTAAGCACCGCTGCGCGGCTGGCCGAAAAAGGTTTTTTTGTGATTGTTTACGACCGCAGGGGTGAAGGCCGTTCGCCGGACACCACGGCTAAATTTACTTTCGGGGAGGCGCTGGCTGATATTGATGGGCTCTATAAAACCTACAAACTGAAAAAGGCCGTTTTGCTGGGACATAGTTTCGGAGGGGTGCTGGCCGTTAAATACGCAGGCAAAAATCCGGGGGCGGTAGATGCCATTGTGCTGGCAGATGCATTGCTCAATGCACAGGAAACTTACCGTACTATTCTGGCAAAAGTAAAAGGTATTTACGAGGAGAAAAAGGACAGTATGAGCCTTCGGTATATTGGGATGATTGAGCAAATGGATACTGCCGGATTGGCATATAACTCCTATGCGCTGGGGCACGCGATGATGAACGGCTTGTACGGGCCGGCACATTTTTCAGATGAGGCGAAGGTTATCTATCAGGAAACCAGGAAGGATTCCGTGGTGAAAAGATATGCAGGCCAGATGACCCGGCTGGCGCCAACCGGCTATTGGGAGCATGAACATTACACCACCTTGAATATGCTGCCGGAGCTTAAAAAACTGGTGGCCGGGAAGGTAAAGATATATGCAGTTTACGGAAAGGACGACGGGCTGTTTTCTGAAAAACAAGTAGCGGCGGTGACGGCGATTTTGGGCAGTGACCGGGTCGATTATCTGACAGGAGCAGGGCATAATGTATTCGCCGACCAGCAGGTTTCTTTCCTTGATGACCTTAAAAAATGGCTGAAATAG
- a CDS encoding SusC/RagA family TonB-linked outer membrane protein codes for MDLFYINARKRTWAILLLILALGSPMFLLAQQRAGVSGTVRNDRNEVLPGASVTVTNTATGTTSSTQTNAAGVFQFPNLPSGGPYTFRITFIGLEPQELSGYTLKAGTPLLLNAVLKESASSLNQVVVVGYGVQRRREVTGAVSSIRAAELKDQPVSSFAQAIAGKVAGVQVIQNTGAPGGSLSVRIRGLNSISAGTDPLYVVDGFPLSNDLKNLQGTTDVVGITGQASFQKSPDPLSTLNSDDIESIEILKDASAASIYGSRASNGVVLISTKKGKKEGPPSFSYNAYGGFQQVSKKIKMLDAYQWAKLSFDAKNNAYLDAKPGGSINDDNATRGNSNFQIAPETLPYLNGEKGLVNTDWQDAVFRTAPVQNHTLSASGGNDKFQYYISGNYLDQKGVVIGSGYKRYGVRANFTANLTSRLKVGLSLNPTFDHYDLINSEGPWTFDGILSNALKASPIFPVYNPDGSLATNKQNVWAYGYSGGENPVALATQIEDKLDHVRNLGHIYGEYTIIKGLTFKTFFGTDINYFNRNYYRPSTLGSYKPIQQAAPTVPKGSAQTAQSVNWLWENTLNYHFEASKHRFDVLAGYTSQKNTTKANETVGTGFPNDAVHTINAATITSGTSNTSQWSLLSYLGRINYNYDDKYFVSASLRSDGSSRFGANNKWGYFPSVSGGWLISNEAFFKVPVISELKARVSYGTSGNFQIANYASYDLLASNNYILGSGNGNVVNGAGLAQPANPDLTWEKTVQFNAGLDLGLFQNRIYLSADYYKTTTSDLLLNVPVPFSSGFATALKNVGKVQNSGVEFGLTTRNLTGAFSWNTNFNLSANKNKVLQLGPGNAPILSDGGNGTISQLFITAVGQPIGSYYGYVNGGVFVNQDEINSYPHYATAKPGDRRFVDVNGDKKIDANDRTTIGSYFPDFIWGMTNEFRYKGFDLAISLQGVHGNEILNLQRRFIFNMEGNANQMADALSYWKSPQDPGDGNVMRANRVTNANSAQISSFHVEDGSFVRLRNVTLGYTFNKKLLGNHVNALRLYVSGQNIYTWTHYTGYNPEVNARPDSPLSQGEDYGTYPLPKTFIAGINLSF; via the coding sequence ATGGACTTATTTTACATTAATGCACGTAAGCGGACATGGGCTATCCTCCTGTTGATACTGGCCCTTGGTTCCCCGATGTTTTTGCTGGCGCAACAGCGTGCAGGCGTAAGCGGTACCGTACGTAACGACCGCAACGAGGTCCTGCCGGGAGCTTCCGTTACCGTCACCAATACGGCCACCGGCACCACTTCCTCCACGCAGACCAATGCGGCCGGCGTGTTTCAGTTTCCAAACCTTCCCTCCGGAGGCCCTTACACCTTCCGTATTACTTTCATCGGCCTGGAGCCACAGGAGCTCTCCGGCTATACCCTCAAGGCAGGAACGCCGCTGCTGCTCAACGCCGTACTCAAAGAATCCGCCTCGTCGCTCAACCAGGTAGTCGTAGTGGGCTACGGCGTGCAACGCCGCCGTGAAGTGACCGGCGCCGTGTCTTCCATCCGCGCCGCAGAGCTGAAAGACCAGCCGGTATCCAGCTTTGCCCAGGCTATCGCAGGCAAGGTGGCAGGGGTGCAGGTGATACAGAACACCGGCGCGCCCGGCGGCAGCCTCAGCGTCCGCATCAGGGGCCTCAATTCCATTTCGGCCGGTACAGATCCGCTCTACGTCGTAGATGGGTTCCCGTTATCCAACGACCTGAAGAACCTGCAAGGCACTACAGACGTAGTAGGCATCACCGGCCAGGCTTCCTTCCAGAAATCACCGGACCCGCTCAGCACCCTCAACAGCGACGATATCGAGTCCATCGAAATACTCAAGGATGCTTCCGCGGCCTCTATCTATGGCTCCCGGGCCTCTAACGGCGTGGTGCTCATCTCCACCAAAAAAGGGAAAAAAGAAGGACCGCCTTCCTTTAGTTATAACGCCTACGGCGGCTTCCAACAGGTAAGCAAAAAAATCAAAATGCTGGACGCCTATCAATGGGCGAAACTCTCTTTTGACGCCAAGAACAACGCTTATCTCGACGCCAAACCCGGTGGCAGCATCAACGATGACAATGCCACCCGCGGCAACTCCAACTTCCAGATAGCTCCGGAAACACTGCCGTACCTCAACGGGGAAAAGGGGCTGGTGAACACCGACTGGCAGGATGCGGTATTCCGCACCGCGCCGGTACAAAATCACACGCTCTCCGCTTCCGGCGGTAATGATAAATTCCAGTATTATATCTCCGGTAATTATCTCGATCAAAAAGGTGTCGTGATCGGTTCGGGGTATAAGAGATATGGAGTAAGGGCCAATTTTACGGCCAACCTCACCTCCCGGCTGAAAGTAGGTCTCTCCCTGAACCCCACCTTTGATCATTATGACCTGATCAACAGTGAAGGCCCCTGGACGTTTGACGGTATCCTGAGCAATGCCCTTAAAGCATCACCCATCTTTCCGGTGTACAACCCTGACGGTTCCCTGGCCACCAACAAACAAAACGTGTGGGCCTATGGCTACTCCGGCGGAGAAAACCCGGTGGCGCTCGCCACCCAGATCGAAGATAAACTGGACCACGTACGCAACCTCGGACATATCTATGGCGAATACACGATTATTAAAGGGCTGACCTTTAAAACCTTCTTCGGAACGGACATCAATTATTTCAACCGCAACTATTACCGTCCTTCCACGCTGGGCAGCTATAAACCTATCCAGCAGGCAGCGCCCACCGTGCCTAAAGGGTCCGCCCAGACGGCGCAGTCGGTGAACTGGTTATGGGAAAACACGCTCAACTATCATTTTGAGGCGTCAAAACACCGCTTCGATGTGCTGGCAGGATACACTTCGCAGAAAAATACCACCAAAGCCAACGAAACGGTAGGCACCGGCTTCCCTAACGATGCCGTACATACGATTAATGCGGCCACCATTACCAGCGGCACGTCTAATACCTCCCAATGGTCGCTGCTCTCGTACCTGGGACGTATCAACTACAACTATGACGATAAATATTTCGTAAGCGCCAGTCTGCGCAGCGATGGTTCGTCCCGCTTCGGGGCCAACAACAAATGGGGCTATTTCCCGTCTGTCTCCGGCGGATGGCTGATCAGCAATGAGGCGTTCTTTAAAGTGCCTGTAATTTCCGAGCTGAAAGCCCGCGTGAGTTACGGCACTTCCGGTAACTTCCAGATCGCCAACTACGCTTCCTATGACCTGCTGGCTTCCAATAACTATATCCTTGGCAGCGGCAACGGCAATGTGGTCAATGGCGCCGGGCTTGCCCAGCCAGCCAATCCGGACCTGACCTGGGAGAAGACGGTGCAATTCAACGCCGGCCTGGACCTTGGCCTTTTCCAGAACCGTATTTATCTCAGCGCGGACTATTATAAAACCACCACCTCCGACCTGCTGCTGAACGTGCCGGTGCCCTTTAGTTCCGGTTTTGCCACAGCGCTCAAAAATGTGGGCAAGGTGCAGAACAGCGGCGTGGAATTCGGTCTGACCACCCGCAACCTTACCGGGGCATTCAGCTGGAACACCAATTTCAACCTGTCGGCCAACAAGAATAAAGTGCTGCAGCTTGGTCCGGGTAACGCCCCGATCCTGTCGGACGGTGGTAACGGCACTATCTCACAGTTGTTCATTACTGCGGTGGGCCAGCCTATCGGCAGCTACTACGGCTATGTGAACGGAGGAGTGTTTGTTAACCAGGACGAGATCAACAGTTATCCTCATTACGCCACCGCCAAACCGGGGGACCGTCGTTTTGTGGACGTGAACGGAGACAAAAAAATCGATGCCAACGACCGTACCACCATTGGCAGCTATTTCCCGGATTTTATCTGGGGGATGACCAATGAATTCCGGTACAAAGGCTTCGATCTGGCCATATCCCTGCAGGGGGTGCATGGTAATGAGATCCTGAACCTGCAACGCCGCTTTATCTTTAATATGGAAGGTAACGCCAACCAGATGGCCGATGCCCTGTCTTACTGGAAATCCCCGCAAGACCCCGGAGATGGCAACGTGATGCGCGCCAACCGCGTCACCAACGCCAACAGCGCCCAGATCAGCTCCTTCCATGTGGAAGACGGTTCGTTTGTGCGTTTGCGTAATGTGACCCTCGGCTACACCTTCAATAAAAAGCTGCTGGGCAACCATGTCAACGCCCTGCGTCTGTATGTGTCCGGCCAGAATATCTACACCTGGACACACTACACCGGTTACAACCCCGAAGTGAACGCCCGGCCCGACAGTCCGCTGTCACAGGGAGAGGACTACGGTACTTATCCGCTGCCGAAAACCTTTATCGCCGGTATAAATCTTTCATTCTAA
- a CDS encoding RagB/SusD family nutrient uptake outer membrane protein has protein sequence MKRQYILPLLGILTFSACSKDFINLTPQSNQTTSTFFKTASDFEQGVNAVYDGLQSAQTYGKTYYYLMEVRSDNTDIWDRGALAGVASQIDFFTEVTTNPFVSDGYAGAYVIITRANAVLDQIDASAIPDASKKQYKGEALFLRALSYFNLVRLYGAVPLVTKMETTSQALGHKRNAVTEIYAQIESDLQTAASLLPAVYANANDYGRATAGSAFGLLGKVLVTEKKWADALTALKNLGAGYSLLNDYADLYKPANVVNPEILFAVRFKKGLNPSEGNNYFADMVPVSFYYNGVQYGGSNNNRPTHDLVANYEPGDKRLGVSLDTIYNNSATNVVKGNYVKKYFDVPGATNDGGSNFPVLRYADILLLQAEALNEQAYSGATGPGTAFGFLNAVRKRAGLAEKTPADLPDQASFRNAVFRERRVELAFENDRWFDLARSSNGVAVLQAHLKQEYNLATPVLNADRLLFPIPQSEINIHNDPANFPQNKGY, from the coding sequence ATGAAACGTCAATATATACTACCGCTTTTAGGCATACTTACCTTCAGCGCCTGCAGCAAGGATTTTATCAACCTTACGCCGCAGTCCAACCAAACAACTTCCACCTTTTTTAAGACGGCATCTGATTTTGAGCAGGGGGTGAATGCTGTTTACGACGGCCTGCAAAGCGCGCAGACCTACGGCAAAACCTATTATTACCTGATGGAAGTACGCAGCGACAATACCGATATATGGGACCGTGGCGCGTTGGCCGGTGTAGCTTCCCAGATCGACTTTTTTACCGAAGTGACCACCAATCCTTTTGTCAGCGACGGGTATGCCGGCGCTTATGTGATCATCACGCGGGCCAATGCCGTGTTGGACCAGATCGATGCCTCCGCGATCCCTGACGCATCCAAAAAACAATACAAAGGGGAGGCGTTGTTCCTGCGGGCATTGTCTTACTTCAACCTGGTACGGCTATACGGAGCGGTGCCGCTGGTCACCAAAATGGAGACTACCTCGCAGGCGCTGGGCCATAAAAGAAATGCCGTTACGGAAATATATGCGCAGATAGAGAGTGATCTGCAAACCGCCGCATCTTTGCTGCCGGCTGTTTATGCTAACGCCAACGACTATGGGCGGGCCACGGCTGGCAGTGCCTTCGGCCTGCTGGGCAAAGTGCTGGTGACAGAGAAAAAATGGGCCGATGCCTTGACAGCCCTGAAAAACCTAGGCGCCGGCTACAGTCTGCTCAATGACTATGCTGACCTCTACAAGCCGGCCAACGTGGTGAACCCCGAAATACTGTTTGCCGTGCGTTTCAAAAAAGGCCTCAATCCTTCTGAAGGCAACAACTATTTCGCCGATATGGTGCCGGTGTCTTTCTATTATAATGGTGTGCAATACGGGGGCTCCAACAACAACCGGCCTACCCACGACCTGGTGGCCAATTATGAACCAGGAGACAAACGACTGGGCGTATCGCTGGATACCATCTACAATAACAGCGCAACCAATGTGGTCAAGGGCAACTATGTAAAAAAATACTTCGATGTGCCCGGCGCCACCAACGATGGCGGCAGCAATTTCCCGGTGCTTCGCTACGCAGATATACTCTTATTGCAGGCGGAAGCACTCAATGAGCAGGCATACAGTGGCGCTACCGGCCCGGGAACGGCCTTCGGTTTCCTGAACGCTGTCCGCAAAAGGGCAGGCCTGGCAGAAAAGACACCTGCCGATCTGCCGGACCAGGCCAGTTTCCGCAATGCTGTTTTCCGTGAAAGGAGAGTGGAACTGGCATTTGAGAACGACCGCTGGTTTGACCTGGCCCGCAGCAGCAACGGCGTGGCGGTATTGCAGGCTCACCTGAAGCAGGAGTACAATCTGGCTACGCCGGTGTTAAACGCCGACCGCCTGTTGTTCCCCATTCCGCAGAGTGAAATCAATATCCATAATGACCCCGCCAACTTCCCGCAGAACAAGGGGTATTAG